The Actinomyces wuliandei genome contains the following window.
GATGAGTGCAGCGGTGATGATGAGACGCGCACCGGGCGTGGAGGCAGGCTAGTTCCTGCCTCGCTTGAACAGTTCGCCGCTCATGACGTCGGCCTCCAGCTGCTCCAGCGTGCGCCCCTTGGTCTCAGGAACGTAGATGAAGAAGAAGGTGAAGGCGATGGCGTTGAGGACGGCGAAGCCGAGGAAGGACATGGACAGTCCTATCGCAGAGATGACACTGGCGAAGACCAGACCGAGGAGAGAGTTGGTCATCCACAGGACAAACACCGACAGCCCCATACCGAAGGCCCGCATCTTCAGCGGGAAGATCTCCGAGAGCGTCACCCAGGTGGCCACGTTGAGGCACAGCTGCATGGAGCCGACAAAGAACACGATGAGGGCCAGCAGGACGAAGGGTCTGGCACCGCCTTCCGGCAGGAACCTGGCGGCGCTGGCAATGAGCACGTGCGAGACCGCGACCAGCCCGTAGCCCCACAGGAAGGTCTTGCGGCGGGAGAAGCGGTCCATCATCTGCAGGGCGACGATCGCGGCAATGACGGAAATGGTGGCCGGGGCTATATTGGCAATGAGTGCTGCCCCCGTACTGAACCCAGACTCTCTCAGCACTCTTTCACCGTAGTAGAGGATGGAGTTGATACCGGTGGTCTGCTGGAAGAAGCCGATACCACAGCCGATGAGGACGATGCGCACCAGGTTCCGGTTGGAGAAGATCTCCGAGATGCTCATGTTGACCCGGCTGGCCTCCTCCTTGCTCGCGGCCTGGATCTCGGCCAGCTCGGGCTTGGCCCGCCCCTCGGGCCGCAGGGAGTCCAGGATCTCCAGCGCCTCCTCCTCGCGGCCCTTGTCCGCCAGCCAGCGGGGGGACTCGGGCAGGCGGGTGACACCCAGCAGCAGGAGGATGGCGGGAATGGCCGCCATGGTGAACATGACGCGCCACACCCAGGGGTACTGCTCACCCCAGACGTTGCCGATGATGGCGTTCATGACGATGGCCAGGAGCTGGCCGGTCACGATCATCATCTCGTTGCGCCCGGCCAAGGAGCCGCGGATCTCGTAGGGGGCGAGCTCGGCCAGGTAGACCGGAACCACCACGGAGGCGGAGCCCACAGCCAGTCCCAGGATGACGCGCCCGACGGCGAGCATCGGCAGGTTGACGGCGGTGACAACGACAGCCACGCCCACGATGAACAGGGCGGCCATGACGGTGATCGTCGTCTTGCGGCCGATCCTGTCGGAGATACGGCCGCCGGTGAGGGCGCCGACGGCACTGGCGAACAGCAGCGAGCTGACGGCGATGCCGACTTCGATTTCTGAGAGATTCAGCTGGCCTGGCTGTTCCATAAAACTCTGGGCGCCGTTCATGACGCTGGTGTCATACCCGAAGAGCAGGCCGCCCAGGGTGGCGATAAGGGCGACGACGGTCAACCGGGCACGGTAGGGACCGGGTGTGAGCGGAGGCAGCTTGACAGCACCGCCCTGGGTGGCGGTGGTGGTGGGGCCATGCGACACAGTGACTCCTTTGTCGGTTCGAAAGCGGGGCTAACGCTAGCACGGACGTTGACCAAATGTCATGACAAGCCGTCTAAGTGATTCATGCCACTATCCTGTCCGGAGGCGTCCCGTTCGAGGAGGCTGCCGGGCACGGGCCGCCACCTGCCGCCCGCCTGACAGCCCGGCAGCTCTTGGGCCTGTCGCCGCTCTCAGCGGCGTCAGGGCCTACCCGACCGCCAGGACCACGGAGACGGCATAGCTGCCGTCATGGGACAACGACACCGGCCAGTGCTCAGGACGTGACCGACCTTCGCCCAGGCTGGCCTCCACCGCCTGCGCCAGCTCTCCCGACAGGCGCAGCCAGGGGCGCCCCCAGTGGTCTGTGGCAACCTCGACCTCCTGCCAGTCCAGCCGCTCGGGGGCTATAACGGGCGCCGGTCCCCCGGAGACGCGGGCGCTGCGGTGGGCACCCAGGGCCAACGCCTGGCTCCAGGCCTTGACGAAGGCCTCCTTGGCCGCCCAGCGCGCCGCCAGGTGCTGGGCCTCCCCCTCGCCGCCCGCACCACGCGCCTCTGCTCTCCTGCGGGCCTCACGACGCTCGCGCGGGGTGAAGGCCCGCTCAGCGAAGGCGGTCCCCGGGGTGCTCATCTGCTCGGCGAGGCCGGGGACATGGACGAGGTCGACGCCGACGCCCAGGGCTTGCGTGCCAAGAGGAGCCTGGGGTGCTGCGGGCGGGCTGGGCTGAGTCATAGGCAGCAGTGTGCCTCTGGGTGGCGCCCCAGTGCCGCCGCCCAGCCGGGTAGGAGGCGCACCTGGGGCCGGGACACCTGTGTGGCGGGTACCCCGCAGGTACCCGCCACACAGACAGTGCTGCCGCTTGGACTCATCCTGCCCAGAGGCAGGTGACCTCACGGGCTCCCAGACGAGTCCGCAGGCGGCTCAGTCCTCCTCAGGCACCTCCCCGGCGTGGTAGACGCCGTCGGCGCCCAGCCGGGCCTGCGGGTCCAGCAGCATGGCGGCCTCGACCTCGTGGGGGTCACGCCACGTGGTCTCCTCGCCCAGGCGACGGCCCTGCACCGGCTCGAACAGCAGTGCCCGGCCGATCATGCCCGCACGGCGGCGGCGCGTTCCGGCAGCCAGGCGGGCGTTGGCCGAGGCCAGCCAGGCCTCCACCGCCTCCTGGCCACCCTCCTGGCGCAGCGCGGCCTCGAAGGCTCCGGGGTGGACCAGGGCGATGAGCCCGGAGACGTGGCCGAAGCCCAGCGAGGTGAGCAGGCCGGCGCGCACCGGTCCCGCACCCGGGACCCGGCCGGTCTGCCCGCCCCGGCCCGCCAGGCGGATCGGGGTGCGCGGCCACACCCAGAAGGCGTCGCGCTCCAGGGGAGCGTCCACGACGTCCAGGGAGGCGTTGCCCGGTGCCACGCCGGTGGCGAGGATCTCCGCCAGGCCGGAGACCTGGAAGACTGCGGCCCCTCCCTTGGCGTGACCGGTGATGGTCTTCTGGGACACGGCCACCAGCGGGTTGCCCTCGCTGCGCCCCAGCGCGCGCGCCAGGCGCGTGTGCAGCTCGGACTCGTTGGGGTCGTTGGCACCGGTGGAGGTGTCGTGCTTGGAGACCACGGCGATGTCGTCAGCCTCCACGCCCAGGGCGGCCAGCGCCCGCGCCAGGCGCGAGCCCGGCCCCCCGCGCCCGGCCCCCAGCGCCCCCAGGCCAGGAGCGGGGATCGAGGTGTGGGCGCCGTCGGCGTAGGAGGAGACGAATCCGACCACGCCAGCCACGGGCAGACCCAGGCGGGCCGCGACCGACCCGCGCGCAAGGATGACGGTGCCTCCGCCCTCAGCCTCCACGAAGCCGCCACGGCGGCGGTCGTTGGCTCGGGAGAAGTGGCGGTCAGAGATGCCCTTGGCCCGCATGGCGGCGGCCTCCGCCGTGGCACTCATGTCGCCGAAGCCCACCACCGACTCGATGGAGATGTCGTCAATGGCTCCGGCCACGACCACGTCGGCCTTGCCCAGGGCGATCTTGTCCCACCCCTCCTCAATGGAGACGGCAGCGGTGGCACAGGCCGAGACCGGCTGGACCATGGACCCGTAGCCGCCCACGTAGGACTGCATGACGTGGGCCGCCACGACGTTGGGCAGCGCCTCCTGGAGGATGTCGCTGGGGCGCTCCTCACCCAGGAGACGACCCACGAACATCTTGCGCATGGACTCCATCCCACCGAAGCCGGTGCCCTGTGTGGAGGCCACGTCGGAGGGGTGCACCGCAGCCAGCAGCTCGGCAGGGGTGAACCCTGCCGACAGGAAGGCGTCCACCGCCGTCACCAGGTTCCAGGAGGCCATGATGTCCATGCCCTGGACCATGGAGGCGGGGATGCCCCAGCGCTGCGGGTCGAAGTCACGCGGGAACTGACCACCCACCGTCCGCGACAGGGCAGCCCTGCGGGGCACGCGAGCCAGGGACCCCACCAGGCGGGTGACTGTCCACTCCCCTGTCTCAGGGTCGGGTGCCACCAGGGTGTGCTCAGGGTCGGAGACCTCGATCGTGCGGGCGGTGGCCTCGTCGGGCACGGTCAGGGTGATGTCGTGGTCCAGGTAGACGGCGACCTCCTCGTCGGCCACCGGCGCGATGACGCCGTCGTCGACGAACTCGCGGATGCCGCAACGAGCCACCACCTCATCACGGTAGCGCTCCAGGACGTCGGACTCCTCGACCAGCTCGCCCTCGGTGTCGTACCAGCCAGCCTTGGGGCTGTCCTGCCAGGTGAGCAGGCCCATGCCCCAGGCGAGCTCGAGCACACCCGCAGCGGTCAGCTCGACGTCCTCGCCCCCGGTCATCCCCAGCTCGGCCTCACGGCGCGTGCGGGCCGAGCCCCAGGTGGAGACCTCACCGGTGGAGACCACGACGACCATGTCCTCCAGGGTGGCGTCCACCTCACCCCAGTCCGGGGCGGTGGGCTGGGTGGGTACCACGGGGGTGGGCAGGGCCTTGATCGTCGCGGGCAGCTCAGCAGCCGGGGCGGCTTCCCGCGCCTGAGCGGCTGCGGTCTCGCGCAGGGCCACGAGGTCGAAGCCGTCACCCAGGCCGCCGGTCAGGTCAGCCTGGACTGGGGCCGTGGCAGCCTGGGACCGGACCTGCGGGCTGCACAGCCCGGTCAGCTCGACGGCCATCTCCTGGGTGGACCAGGTGCGCACCCCGGCGGCCTCCACGGCGGCCACCAGAGAGTCGTTGCCCCCCATGAGCCCGGTGCCCCGGACCCACCCGATACGCGGGTGGGCCAGTGTGACCCGCTGGGACCAGTCCCGCTCGGAGGACCAGCGGGTGACCACGGCGTCCAGGGCCGCCTTGACCTCGCCGTAGGCACCGTCCCCACCGAAGGTCCCGCGGTTGGGCGATCCGGGCAGGACCACGTGCAGACGGTGGTCCACATGGGTGTCAGTGCCGATGGCGCTGAGCGCGGCGATGGTGCGCTCCATGCTCCACAGCAGCAGCCGGGCCTGGGACTCCGCCCCAGGACCCGCGTCAGCCAGGGTCCCGCTCACCCGTGGTGCGGCGAAGGGGAACAGGAGCGTGGGAACCAGGGCCTCCTTGACGACAGTCGTGCTTCCGCCGGAGGTGACCACCTGCTCGTTGCCGATCCACTGGGCCAGGGCGTCCACGTCCCGGTAGGAGGACAGGTTCGCGGGAACCATCCACAGCCGGGCCCCGGCCGCCGCGTGGTCGCGGTAGAGCGAGGTGGCGAAGGCGAGGCGCTCGTGGGTCAGCCGTGAGCTGGTGGCGACCACGGTCGCTCCCCCGGCCAGCAGCTCGCCCACGACGGCCGCCGCGATGGAGCCCGGCGCCACACCGGTGACCACGGCGACGTCCTGCGCCCAGCGGACCGTGGCGTCCTGGGGCTGCGGTCTGGTCGCGGCAGCCTGGCCGATGGCCTCGGCAAGGGCGGCTCGCTCGGCACGGTCGGGCAGGTCCGTGTCCCGCAGGGTACGAGCCCACCAGGCCGCCTGGTCGGCCACGGCCTGGCCCAGGCCCGTGTAGCGTCCCGGCACCAAGGTGTCTCGGGAGGCCTCCAGGTCGGTCTCCCCCGAGCCCAGGCGGGCGAGGTCCTCACGGGCGGTAGCCCAGCGGTCGTCAACAAGCACGGCCCGCTCGGGCGTGAAGGCCGGGGTCACGGACTTCACCCAGCCGGAGCCGAGCTCGGCGTCCAGCGCCTCCAGGGCCGCCTGGGTACGGGCCGCCTCGTCACCGGCGTCGGCTGGCACACCAGTCTTGTCGGCCAGCCCCAGGGCGTCCAGGAGGGTGCGCGCGGTGGTGGCTAGGACCCCCTCCTCCCCAGTCACCGTGGCAGCGAAGGCGTCCAGGGCGGCGGAGTCCACGACGGCCCCCCCACCGGCACCACCGGCGCTGGGCATGGATACGCTGACACCGTGGTCGCTGGCGACCGCCTGCACGGCGGAGTCAATGAGCGCATCCACCGCAGAGGCCGAGGTCAGGGGTGCGGAGGAACCCAGCGTGGCCAGGTCCTCGCCCCTCATGGAGGCGCCCTCCCGGGTCCCCAGGAAGATTGCGGCGGTGACGTGGGAGACCCAGCCGGGTCCCAGCCCCCAGGTGGAGGTGACCCGGTCGGCCACGCGGGAGGCGCGCACGCCCGAGGGTCCCAGGATCCGCGACAGGCCCGAGCGGATCGCCTCGGTGAGCACCGGGCCGAAGGCCTTGTAGCCGGGAGCCCCCTTGGCGACCGTGCTGGCCAACGCCGTCATGTCTGCGTCAGCCGCGCCGTCGATGGAGGCCAGCTCCAGCTCGGTGCCCAGGTCCATGAGCAGCTGGTTGCGCCGCGAGGAGACCCCGTTGGTCAGCGTCTCGGTGGTGTCCGTCGCGCCGATCTGAGAGGGCAGGATCCGGGCGGCGTGGGCCAGGAGCACGGTCAGCGCGTCGGTCGCTGTGAAGGAGAGGTCCTCCACCGGACCGGAGGCGGCAGGCGCTGGCGAGGGTGACGGCGTCGGCTGCGTGGCGGGCACCGGCTCCCCCTGTGCGGGCTGCGGTGTGGCAGCAGGCTCCGCAGCCTGGTCAGCAGGCTCAGCGGAGGACTGCGGGCCCTCAGCGGTACCGGGCTCCTCCGCCTCGGTGGCGCCGAGGTCCACGGCGGGGTCGGTGTCGGTAGCCAGGACCCGGGCCTCGTCACGCCGTACGTTGTGCACGGTGACGTGGCGGCCCGCGTGCTGAGGCAGACGCAGGGTGTTGGTCGCCAGGTTGGCCAGGGTCGGTGAGCTGGCCAGGCCGACCTCGACGACGTGCTCAGTGCCTAGCCCGCCCTCCTGCGGGGAGGACAGCAGCACGTCCTGGGTCTCGATCCAGCGCACCGGTGAGGCGAACTGCCAGGCCAGGAGCTCCACCAGCAGCAGACGGGCCAGCTCGCTGGGGCGCGAGGTCCACGAGTCCCAGTCCGCCAGGGCGTCCTCGACAGGCTGGGAGGGCACCACGTCCAGGATCGAGCGGGCGAAGTCCTGGGTCAGGGCGAAGGGCCGGGCCACGAGGTTAGGCACGTAGTGGCCCACGAGCCGCTCGACGTCCAGGTCGGTGGGGACCAGCTCCAGGAGCCGCTCGCGGAACTCTGGCACGCCGGGACGCAGCACCTCGGAGTGGAAGGGCACGTCGATGCCGGGCACGAACATGAAGGGGTTCTTGCCGCCCCGAGCCGTGGCCCTGGCCCGGCAGTCCGCAGCCAGCGCGTCCAGGCCCTTGATCGTGCCCGCAACCGCGTACTGCACGCCCGCGAGGTTGTAGTTGACGATCTGGAGGAACTCCCCCGTCTCCCGGGAGATCGAGGCCACGTAGTCCTCGACCTCGTCGGCCTTGATCCCGGCCTGGTTGGGGCGCAGGGCACCCATCCGGTAGCTGGAGGCGCCGTCGTCGTCCCTGGGGACCAGGGAGTGCATGGTGGAGCCGCGCTGGAAGACGATGGAGATCGTGGTCTCCACCGGCATGACGCGCCCGTAGGAGCTCAGCGCCGTGTACTCCCCCAGCGAGTGGCCGGCGAAGGCCGCACCCTCCACGAGGGCTCCGGCCTCGGCCAGGCGCGCAGTGGTCGCCATGGCCACGACAGCCAGGGCCACCTGGGTGAACTGGGTGAGGTTGAGCAGTCCCTCAGGGTGGCGGTAGGTCGTCCCCCGGGCGGTCATCTCCGTGGGGTTGTCCCGCACCAGGTTGATGACGGAGAAACCGAGCTCGGCGCGGGTGTGGGCGTCAGCCCTCTCCCAGACCTCACGGGCGGCCTTGGAGGAGGTGCGCTCGTCCAGGCCCATGCCGGTGGTCTGGATGCCCTGTCCGGGGTAGATGTAGGCGGTCGGCTCAGGCACGGTCACGGCCGTACCCCGGGAGACGACCTCCCCGCGCACGCGGCAGACCGCCTCCAGCACGTAGCCGCCACCGACCACCAGGCCGGTGCGCTCCACGGTGATCTCGACCTCGTCCAGGAGGTCGACCGGGCCGGTCATGACATAGGTCCATCCCGCCAGGACGTGGCGCGTCCCGTCGGCGGCGGTGGCGGCCGCTACCTGCTGGGCGGTGGCGGACAGCCACATGCCGTGGACGAGAGGTGCGTCCATGCCCGCCACCTTGGCGGCGTTGTAGGAGGTGTGGATCGGGTTGAAGTCGCCGGTCACCCGGGCGAAAGCCGTCATGTCTGCCGGTGCGGTCACCGTGGCACGGCGCAGGATACGGCGGGCGGAGGCAGCGGTGGGACGCCCGGTGCCACCAGCGGGATCCGGAGCAGTGGGGATGTCAGTTCCCGAGGCTCGGCCGCGGACAGCGAAGCGCTCCCGCATGAGCGCCACGAGGGTGCCGTCGGAGGCGTTGACCAGCTCCAGGCGCACGTCCACCACCCGGCCGGCGCTGGAGTCCTCCAGGGCGTCGACCCACCCGGTGACGTTGATGGTCGGGCTGGTGGAGGCAGCCTGCGTCAGCTGGTGCAGAGTGAGGTGAAGATCCACCGTGTGGTCGAGGTGGACCGCGCCAAGAAGACCCTCAATGAGAGGCATGCCGTCCTCGACCACCGAGCCCAGCGCGGCGTAGACAACGGGCCAGCAGGGTCCCAGGAGCGCGTCGGGAACCAGTGGCGCCGCAGAGAGGTCCGCAGGCAGCGCGTCGGCAGTGACCGAGGCGTGGTCGTGGCCCAGGGTCGGAGCCAGGGTGAAGGAGCCGTGGATGGTCCCGAAGTCCTGCGTCACCGGGCGTCCCAGGGCGTCGGTGGCCCCCGGCAGGGCTGGGCGGACCTCGGGCAGGTGGTCCACGTGGTCACCGGTGACAGAGACCGCGCCCACGCCGGCCGTGGCGCGCAGCAGGTCGTTCATGGTCTCCGAGATCCGCTCGGGGTCCACCAGGGGCGCGGCACCGTCCCAGGCCCGGGCCAGGCGCAGCGGGACGACGAGACGGCGCACCGCGTGCACGGCGTCCCCGCCAGGGGTGGAGTCCCAGTGGGTGTCCAGGCGGATGTCGAGGTCGTAGGCGTCCTCGGCCAGGTCCGGACGGGCCACGACCGTGTAGGCGTCCTCGGCCAGCACCGTGGCCGGGTTGATGGTGAGGTGCCCGTTCCACAGCACGTGAGGGGTGGCCCGGACCAGCTCGGTGGCGTCGGTGACCGGTGAGGAGGTCATGACCTCGGCCCTGCTGCCGACACCCAGGCGCCCAGCAGCCTCCTGCTGGGTCGCGTCGGCGGCCTGCAGTGCCTCCACGGCCGCGGTCTCGAACCGTCCCAGCAGGTCGCCAACCGGCTCGTTGACGGTCGTGATGCCCGCGACGGCCACAGGTCCAGGGATGATGCGGACCTGGTCGGCCGTGTAGCGGGGGTCCTGGGACTGCCACAGGGAGTCGGTGCCCCACCACCGCAAGATGTCGGCGTCCAGGACCGGCACAAAGGGGACCGGCTTGGGGTGCTTGCGGCACAGGTCGACGAACCAGGCGGCGTCGACCGGCTCCACCCGTGTCGTGGCAGCGGCCGGGTAGCGCTGGGCCAGGGCGGCCAGGGCGGCGTCGGCGTCGATGACGTCGTCGTACCCGGCGAACAGGGTGGGGACCTCGCCGTGGTCAGCCTGGGTGAGACGGGCCTCGACGCGGTGGAGCAGGTCGAGGAAACGGTCGTACCAGCCCTCGTCAGCCCAGTCCTCCAGGGTGGCCGACCGTCCCTCGTGCGGTGACACGCACAGCTCGGCGTAGCGGGAGGCCCACTCCAGGTAGGTCAGCTCCTCGACGTCGCCGAAGTAGGGCTTGGCTGTCTTGGACAGCGCGGTGATCATCTCCTCGCGGCGCCGCGCCATGGCCTCCTCGTCCCCGGCCAGCTCCTGGATGAGCCGTGAGGCGCGGGCGGAGGAGTTGTCGATCTCGTAGAGGTCGGCGCGCAGGTGGGACAGGCCTGAGGTCATCCCCCCCACGGAGTCGCCCGAGGCGACCCAGCCTCCCTCGACTCCGGAGTCCTCCGGGATCCCGGGGGTGTCGACGAGGAGCTGCTTGACGTCGTCGTTGGTCCGCGCCTCCAGGCAGGTCATGGCGGCCGTGCCGACCATGACCCCGTCCACGGGGGCAGCGGCCGTGCCGTAGGCCAGGGCCCAGCGCCCGGTGAGGTAGTCAGCGGCCTTGGACGGGGTGCCGATACCGCCACCGACGACGAGGACCACGTTGCTCACGGCCCGGATGGCGTCGTAGGTGGCCAGGAGCATCGTGTCCAGGTCCTCCCACGAGTGGTGGCCCCCGGCGTGGCCGTCCTCGACCTGCATGATGACCGGGGACTGCGGGACGGCCTGGGCGATGGCCAGGACCTGCCGGATCTGGTCAACGGTTCCCGGCTTGAAGGCCACGTAGGGGAAACCTTCGCCGTGGAGACGCTCCAGAAGTGCGGTCGCCTCCTCCAGCTCGGGGATCCCGGCGGAGATGACGATGCCGTCCACCGGGGCACCCCCGGCACGGGCCTTGGACAGCAGCCGCTGGGTCCCCAGGTGCAGGTTCCACAGGTAGCGGTCCATGAACATCGCGTTGAACGCAGCGGTCCGCCCCGGCTCCAGGGCCTGCTCCAGGCCCGACAGGTTGCCGGCCAGGACCGTGGCGGTGGCCTGGCCGCCGCCGGCCAGCTCCGCCCAGTAGCCCGCGTTGGCCGCCGCCGCGACGATGGCAGGATCCACGGTGGTGGGTGTCATCCCGGCCAGGAGGACGGCGCTGCGGCCGGTCAGCCTCGTGAAGGCGGTATCCAGTGTGAGGCGGCCGTCAGGCAGCCGGGTCAGTCGCGGGGCGAAGCGGGAGCGGTCCACGCTCGGTGCGGGAGCAGCTCCGGGCCGGTCCAGGTCGTCGATGTCCTTGGCTGTGCCTGCGGCCACCACGGTGGTCCCGGTGCCGGCGACGACCCTCTCAGTCAGGCGCACGGTCACATGACCAGGCCCCAGGTCCAGCACTGTGCGCACCCGCGTGCCCCCCTCGCCAGCCTCCAGCGCGCTGGAGACGAGGGACGGCCAGTCAACTGGGTCGGTCAGCACCGCCTGGGCCAGGTCACGGGCCAGGGTCTGGTCCAGCCCGCAGGTGCCGGCCCACGCGGCGACGTCGTCGACGGCGGCAGCCAGCAGCGGGGTGTGGAAGGGAACTGACGTCGCCAGGAACTCGGTCACCGGGCTCAGCACAGCGCCGCCGCGACGACGCTCCCGACGGGCCTTGGCGCTGTGCTCGGCCGCGGCCTCCAGGGCGGTGACCACCCGCTCCAGGTCGGCGGGCCGCCCCGACAGGATGTGAGCCTGGGGGCCGTTGGTCACCCCGACAGCGATCCGCTCCGAGCCGGAGACCCGCTCCAGGACGCTGTCCAGCACCGTCCGGGGTACCCCACGTACCGAGAGCATCGGGGTGGACTCCCCCACGGTCCCCAGGTCGAGGCGCCGTGTCGCCCGGGCAGCGGCGGCACCGATGAGCCTGGCGACGGCGTGCACCTGCACGACCTCCTGGTGGGGCCCGCCCCGGCCGGTGTCCTTGCCGACCTGCTGCATTGCCTCCAGGAGGGCGACCGCCAGCACCCCCTGGGAGTGGCCCAGGGCAGCGGCAGCGGGAGTGTCGACCAGGTTCACGCCTGCGGCTGGCAGGGAGGCCAGGACCGCGTGCTGGGCCATGAGGATGCCCGGTACGGAGACGTCGGCGCCGTCGGCCTTGGAGCGCTGTTCCGGAGCGACAGGAGAGGCTGCCTCGTCCAGGAGACGGGCACCGCGCGGGGTGACAGTGAGCAGGTCGGTGGCCACCGGTGCCAGGCAGGTCGCCACGGCGTCGTCTACCGACGTCAGTGTGGCAGCCAGCTGACGATCCAGGCCGACAAGGTCCTCCAGCGTGGATCGCCAGGGAGTCGCCTGGCCACCAAAGGTGACGACGAAGGGTTCTGCTGCGGAGCCCAGCCTGTCTGCGACGGAGGCGGAGGCGTTGGGCGTGGTCGGTGCTGTGTGCGCGGTCATGTGCACGATCGTCGGGTCCTTCGGTTGTCGGTACTGGCTTCGGGAGGCCGTGCAGGCAGGTCGGGGGCATGGTCCTGGTGGCCCGGTGGCACCCGGGTCACCAGGACCGACGCGTGAGGATCTCTCCGATCCTAGGCGATTCTGGTCATAGAGTCCGTCCTGAGGTGCGAGAGGTGGTACGGCCGGTGCGTGGACGCGTGGAGGAGCCCGGCGGGCTCCCTGGCAGGGGCACGTTCAGAGGGGCACGTTGTCGTGCTTCTTGGGAGAGGCTGGTCTCGCCTCGTTCTTGGCGCTCAGCGCTGCCAGGGAGTCGACAATGACCGTCCGGGTGTCCTCCGGGGCGATCACGGCGTCGATCTCACCGATGGCAACCGCCTTGTCCGGGTTGATGACCGACTCGGTGTACTCGGCGGTCAGGCGCTCCTGCTCGGCGGCGGCGGCGTCCTCGCCCTGCTCCTGGCGCACGCGCGCGAGGTCCCTGCGGTGGATGATGCCGACGGCCC
Protein-coding sequences here:
- a CDS encoding sugar porter family MFS transporter, with the translated sequence MSHGPTTTATQGGAVKLPPLTPGPYRARLTVVALIATLGGLLFGYDTSVMNGAQSFMEQPGQLNLSEIEVGIAVSSLLFASAVGALTGGRISDRIGRKTTITVMAALFIVGVAVVVTAVNLPMLAVGRVILGLAVGSASVVVPVYLAELAPYEIRGSLAGRNEMMIVTGQLLAIVMNAIIGNVWGEQYPWVWRVMFTMAAIPAILLLLGVTRLPESPRWLADKGREEEALEILDSLRPEGRAKPELAEIQAASKEEASRVNMSISEIFSNRNLVRIVLIGCGIGFFQQTTGINSILYYGERVLRESGFSTGAALIANIAPATISVIAAIVALQMMDRFSRRKTFLWGYGLVAVSHVLIASAARFLPEGGARPFVLLALIVFFVGSMQLCLNVATWVTLSEIFPLKMRAFGMGLSVFVLWMTNSLLGLVFASVISAIGLSMSFLGFAVLNAIAFTFFFIYVPETKGRTLEQLEADVMSGELFKRGRN
- a CDS encoding holo-ACP synthase, whose amino-acid sequence is MTQPSPPAAPQAPLGTQALGVGVDLVHVPGLAEQMSTPGTAFAERAFTPRERREARRRAEARGAGGEGEAQHLAARWAAKEAFVKAWSQALALGAHRSARVSGGPAPVIAPERLDWQEVEVATDHWGRPWLRLSGELAQAVEASLGEGRSRPEHWPVSLSHDGSYAVSVVLAVG